In Hamadaea flava, a genomic segment contains:
- a CDS encoding sodium-translocating pyrophosphatase: MSGTTIVAEGDKVALTGNNVTYIVVAAVIALVALGFAFTLVRAVLGTGKGTVKMQEIAGAVQEGATAYLFRQFKTLAIFVVIAVVVLFVLPVHGVSDNVTAVKIGRSAFFVVGAVFSAFIGGAGMALATRANLRVAAAAREDGGREKAMSIAFRSGGVVGFLTVGLGLLGAAIVVLVYKGDAPTVLEGFGFGAALLAMFMRVGGGIFTKAADVGADLVGKVEQGIPEDDPRNAATIADNVGDNVGDCAGMAADLFESYAVMLVASLILGKTAFGTQGLVFPLIVATIGALVAIVGVFITRLRTSDRSGLTAINRAFYISAVISAVLVGVATWLYLPASFKEFDGGLQDVDANPRVVALAAVVIGIVLAAAIQALTGYFTETSRRPVRDIGRSSETGPATVILAGISVGLESAVYSALLIGAAVFGAFLLGTGSITLSLFAVALAGCGLLTTVGVIVAMDTFGPISDNAQGIAEMSGDIDERGARTLTDLDAVGNTTKAITKGIAIATAVLAATALFGSYTDTLVSTLGGGEAAAAKLAEWLNISNPANLVGLICGAAVVFLFSGLAINAVSRSAGAVVMEVRRQFREFPGIMDGSQRPEYGKVVDICTRDAQRELMTPGLLAVLAPIAVGFGLGPGALVSYLAGAIGTGTLMAVFLANSGGAWDNAKKMVEDGEFGGKGSPQHAATVIGDTVGDPFKDTAGPAINPLIKVMNLVALLIAPAVVTLSFGADANTGVRVAIAVVAFAIIAGAVVFSKRKPIGVGGDGDSGKADAASAADRESVTA, from the coding sequence ATGTCCGGGACCACAATTGTCGCCGAAGGCGACAAGGTGGCCCTTACCGGTAACAACGTCACGTACATAGTGGTGGCCGCCGTGATCGCTCTTGTGGCGCTCGGCTTTGCCTTCACCCTCGTGCGAGCCGTGCTCGGCACCGGCAAGGGCACCGTCAAGATGCAGGAGATCGCGGGCGCCGTCCAAGAGGGCGCCACGGCATACCTGTTCCGCCAGTTCAAGACCCTGGCAATCTTCGTCGTGATCGCAGTCGTCGTACTCTTCGTGCTTCCCGTGCACGGCGTGTCCGACAACGTAACCGCGGTGAAGATCGGCCGCTCGGCCTTCTTCGTGGTGGGTGCGGTCTTCTCCGCGTTCATCGGCGGTGCCGGCATGGCGCTGGCGACTCGGGCGAACCTGCGGGTCGCCGCGGCCGCCCGTGAGGACGGCGGCCGGGAGAAGGCCATGTCGATCGCGTTCCGCTCCGGCGGCGTGGTCGGCTTCCTCACCGTCGGTCTGGGCCTGCTCGGCGCGGCGATCGTCGTGCTGGTCTACAAGGGCGACGCGCCGACCGTGCTGGAGGGCTTCGGCTTCGGCGCCGCGCTGCTCGCGATGTTCATGCGGGTCGGCGGCGGCATCTTCACCAAGGCCGCCGACGTCGGCGCGGACCTGGTCGGCAAGGTCGAGCAGGGCATCCCCGAGGACGACCCGCGCAACGCGGCCACCATCGCGGACAACGTCGGCGACAACGTCGGCGACTGCGCCGGCATGGCGGCCGACCTGTTCGAGTCGTACGCGGTCATGCTGGTCGCGTCGCTGATCCTGGGCAAGACCGCGTTCGGCACCCAGGGCCTGGTGTTCCCGCTGATCGTCGCCACCATCGGCGCGCTCGTCGCGATCGTCGGCGTGTTCATCACCCGGCTGCGTACCTCCGACCGCAGCGGCCTGACCGCGATCAACCGGGCGTTCTACATCTCGGCCGTGATCTCGGCCGTGCTGGTCGGCGTCGCGACCTGGCTGTACCTGCCGGCGTCGTTCAAGGAGTTCGACGGCGGTCTGCAGGACGTGGACGCCAACCCGCGGGTGGTCGCGCTCGCCGCGGTCGTCATCGGCATCGTGCTGGCCGCCGCCATCCAGGCGCTGACCGGCTACTTCACCGAGACGAGCCGCCGTCCCGTCCGGGACATCGGCCGGTCCTCCGAGACCGGCCCGGCCACCGTCATCCTCGCCGGCATCAGCGTCGGCCTGGAGTCGGCGGTCTACAGTGCGCTGCTGATCGGCGCGGCCGTCTTCGGCGCGTTCCTGCTGGGCACGGGCTCGATCACGCTGTCGCTGTTCGCCGTCGCGCTGGCCGGCTGCGGCCTGCTCACCACGGTCGGCGTCATCGTCGCGATGGACACCTTCGGCCCGATCAGCGACAACGCCCAGGGTATCGCCGAGATGTCCGGCGACATCGACGAGCGGGGTGCGCGTACGCTCACCGACCTCGACGCGGTCGGCAACACCACCAAGGCGATCACCAAGGGCATCGCGATCGCGACGGCCGTGCTCGCCGCGACCGCCCTGTTCGGTTCGTACACCGACACCCTGGTGTCCACCCTGGGCGGTGGCGAGGCCGCGGCGGCGAAGCTCGCCGAGTGGCTGAACATCTCCAACCCGGCCAACCTCGTCGGCCTCATCTGCGGCGCGGCGGTGGTCTTCCTGTTCTCCGGCCTGGCCATCAACGCCGTGTCCCGGTCCGCGGGCGCGGTCGTGATGGAGGTGCGCCGCCAGTTCCGGGAGTTCCCGGGCATCATGGACGGTTCGCAGCGTCCGGAGTACGGCAAGGTCGTGGACATCTGCACCCGGGACGCGCAGCGCGAGCTGATGACCCCCGGTCTGCTGGCCGTGCTCGCCCCGATCGCGGTCGGCTTCGGCCTCGGCCCGGGCGCGCTCGTGTCCTACCTGGCCGGCGCGATCGGCACCGGCACCCTGATGGCCGTCTTCCTGGCCAACTCGGGTGGTGCCTGGGACAACGCCAAGAAGATGGTCGAGGACGGCGAGTTCGGCGGCAAGGGTTCGCCGCAGCACGCCGCGACGGTCATCGGCGACACCGTCGGCGACCCGTTCAAGGACACCGCCGGTCCGGCCATCAACCCGCTGATCAAGGTCATGAACCTGGTGGCCTTGCTCATCGCCCCGGCCGTCGTCACGCTGAGCTTCGGCGCCGACGCCAACACCGGCGTACGCGTGGCGATCGCGGTCGTCGCGTTCGCGATCATCGCGGGCGCGGTGGTGTTCAGCAAGCGCAAGCCGATCGGCGTGGGCGGAGACGGTGACTCGGGAAAAGCTGACGCCGCCTCGGCGGCGGATCGCGAGTCCGTCACTGCGTAG